CCTTTCAGGGTGAACCAATGGCGATAAACAGCGTCAAAGTCGCTTGTATCGGTCCAAAAACAGCGGATACGGCGGTGAAAGCCGGGCTGAAGGTGGACATCATGGCTGGTAAACAGACCATACCGGGTCTGGTAGATGCCATCGAAGAGTATTTCAGAAAGGAGATTTAAGTGGCAGCATTCCCACAGTTGCGCCTGCGCCGTCTGCGCCGGAGTGAATCATTAAGGGCCCTGGTGAGGGAAACTCAAGTTGAGGCTGGCGATTTCATTTACCCAATATTCGTGGTGGAGGGCAAGGGCATCCAGCAAGAAATCGCTTCAATGCCAGGCATTTCTCGTTATTCGCCTGACCGGCTGCCGTTAGAGGTGGAAGAGGTGGCCAAGCTGGGCATTCCAGCCGTTCTCCTCTTTGGCATACCGGAGCACAAAGATGAAACCGGCTCCTCCGGCTACCATCCGGAGGGGATTATCCAACAGGCGATACGGACTATTAAAAAGGCCATGCCCGAAATCATCGTGATAACCGATGTCTGCCTCTGCGAGTACACCAGCCACGGTCACTGCGGCATCGTGGTCAGTGGACAGGTTGATAATGACCGGACATTACCACTGCTCGCCAAAATGGCTATCTCTCATACTGAAGCCGGTGCGGACATCGTCGCCCCTTCAGACATGATGGACGGCCGGGTGAAGGTAATCCGGGAGGTGCTGGACGAAAAGGGATATGAGCATGTCCCCATCCTCTCCTATGCTGCTAAGTACGCCTCCGCCTTCTACGGACCGTTCAGGGAGGCGGCGGAATCAGTTCCACAGTTTGGCGACCGCCGTGCCTACCAGATGGACCCGTCCAACGTGCGGGAGGCATTGCGGGAGGTGGAACAGGACATCGCAGAAGGTGCGGATATCATCATGGTCAAACCAGCCCTAGCCTATCTGGACGTAATCCGGCAGGTGCGTAGTGCCTTTAATTGCCCGCTAGCAGCCTACAACGTCAGCGGTGAGTATGCCATGGTTAAGGCAGCTGCCCAGAATGGCTGGCTGGAGGAACGGAGGACGGTGCTGGAGATACTCACCGCCATCAAACGCGCCGGAGCGGATATTATCGTGACCTATCACGCTAAAGAAGCGGCCCGATGGTTACAGGAAAGATAAGGAGGTATTTATGGATTTAGTACGTTCTGAGCAACTTTTTCAGGAGGCCCAAAGATATTTGCCGGGCGGGGTTGATAGCCCGGTGCGTGCCTTCAAAGCTGTGGGCGGGACACCGCCATTCATGGTGAGGGGTGAAGGCTCGCGAATCCATGATGCTGATGGTAACGAATTTATTGATTACGTGTGCTCCTGGGGGCCTTTAATTCTGGGGCACTCCCACCCCCAGGTAATTGATGCGTTAAAACGAGCAGCA
The sequence above is a segment of the Chloroflexota bacterium genome. Coding sequences within it:
- the hemB gene encoding porphobilinogen synthase — encoded protein: MAAFPQLRLRRLRRSESLRALVRETQVEAGDFIYPIFVVEGKGIQQEIASMPGISRYSPDRLPLEVEEVAKLGIPAVLLFGIPEHKDETGSSGYHPEGIIQQAIRTIKKAMPEIIVITDVCLCEYTSHGHCGIVVSGQVDNDRTLPLLAKMAISHTEAGADIVAPSDMMDGRVKVIREVLDEKGYEHVPILSYAAKYASAFYGPFREAAESVPQFGDRRAYQMDPSNVREALREVEQDIAEGADIIMVKPALAYLDVIRQVRSAFNCPLAAYNVSGEYAMVKAAAQNGWLEERRTVLEILTAIKRAGADIIVTYHAKEAARWLQER